The sequence below is a genomic window from Streptomyces sp. V1I1.
GCAGGGACTCGACCCGGCAGGAAGCCAGGGTTCCCTCCAGCCACGGCTGGGCCAGGTATCCCGCCGCGGCCGCCGGCGGCAGCTCCTCGGCGATCTCCCGGCTCAGGTCGCCGAGGTGCAGGAGCCCGCCGCCCAGTACGAGTACGCTGCTGCCGCAGGACCTGCCACCCCGCCCGGTGGGTACCGCTCGCTGAGGGGACTGCTCACACCCGGTGGACCTGGGGGCCCAGCAGCGCATAGCGCTGGGCCTCCGCAGCGGTGAGCGAGGTATCGGTGATGATGGCCTCGAACTCCGCCACCTCGGCGAACCGGCAGAAACTCACGGCGCCGAATTTGGTGTGGATTCCCGAGAAGATCCGGCGCCTGGCCGACTTCATTGCCTGTGCCTTGACATGGCCGACGGCCGGATCGGGGGTGGTCAGCCCGTACTCACAGGAGATGCCGTTGGCCCCGACGTACGCCAGATCGATGACCAGGCCGGCCAGCATGTCGGTCACCCAGTGATCCACAGTGGCCATCGTGTTGCCCCGCACCCGACCGCCCAGCAGGAGTACTTGTGTGTTGTCCCGCCCGGCCAGCACGCCCGCGGTGGTGATGGATGCGGTGACGACGGTCAGCCGCCGGTCCTGGGGCAGTGCCTCGGCGATCAGTTGTGGGGTGTAACCCTCGTCGATGAAGACGGTCTCCGCCTCCCCGAGCAACTCGACGGCTGCCGCGGCGATTCGGGCCTTCTGCGGTACGTGCCGGGTGGTGCGGGCGGCGAGTGTCGTCTCGAATCCGGCGCTCTCGACGGGATAGGCCCCTCCGTGCTTGCGCCGGACCAGGCCGCTCTCCTCCAGCATCCGCAGATCTCGGCGCACGGTCTCCAGGGACACCGCCAACTCCACCGCGAGGGCAGCGACGTCCACCGATCCGTTGAGTCGCGCGACCGTGAGAATGGCACGCCGACGTTCGTCGCCGTCCAGGATCTTCTCCTCTTCAATGTGCGGAAGGGCACCAGTATGTCTGTACTGGGCATGAGTGTGATTGCCTCCCTTTCGTTAGGGGGCATAACTCACACGATTTATTATTGCAGTCGAGATGTGGCGTACGTTCCGTGACGACGATTCGATGTGTGGGAGGACGCCATGGCCGCTGAGGCACGGAGCCCGCGGGCCCGCTACCGCGAGCAGACCCGCGCCGAGATCAAGGAGATCGCCCTTCGGCAGTTGGCCGAGGGCGGCGCGCAGGGGGTGGCGCTCACCCGCATCGCCAGCGAGGTGGGGCTGTCCGGCCCGGCCCTGTACAGGTATTTCGCCGGCCGCGACGACTTGCTCAACGACCTGGTCCGGGACGCCTACGACGACGTCGCCGCGGCGGTCGGCCGGGTCGGCGCCGACGCGCCGGCCGGCCCGAGGCTCGCTCTGCGCGCGCTCGGTGGCGCCTATCTCGACTGGGCGGTGGCGCAGCCGCACCGCTACCTGCTGATCCAGGGCGGTCCGGTGCCCGGTTACGCGGCCCCGCCGGACATCGTGCAGCGGGCGAGGGCGGCCGTGGGACCGTTCGCGAAGGTCTTCGCCCAGGGCGAGGCCACCGAGGCGGTGCGGCCGGTGGTCGCCGAGATGGCGGGGTGGGTACGCACGGACCCGGCGGCCGCCGAGTGGCTGCACGCGTACACGGGCCTGACCGCGGACGACGCACGCGCCGGGACCGCGCTCGCCGGGACGGTGCTGGCCTGGTCACAGCTGCACGGCACCGTCGGCCTGGAGGTGTCCGGCCAGTACGCAGCCATGGGAAGCCAGGCCCGGATGACCCTGCTGAATGCCCAACTCGACATGCTCGCGGACGCCTTCGGGCTGAGGTGAGGAGCGAGCGTTCGCGGGGAGCCGTGCCTGCGGCAGCCGCTTCCGGCGCCTGACCGGTTCCGATCTCGGCTTGACACCAGGATTCGACTACCGTTGAAAGCGTCTCGCTCGACGCCCGCATCGCCTTCGAGTTCTCAGAGAAGTCCGGTCTGAGGGGGAAGGAAGAAGGTGGGGACAATGGAGCTGCCCCTCGTCGTCGGCGTGGACGGATCCGAGTCCAGCCTGCGGGCCGTGGACTGGGCGGCTGACGAGGCAGCCCTGCACGGGGTGCCGCTGCGGCTGGTGAACGCGTCGTTGTGGGAGCGCTACGAAGGGGCCGCAGTCGACGAGGGAGTGGACCGCCCCTCGGAGCGGGTGATGGCCGAGAACATCGTCGGCTCCGCCGCGGAGCGCGCTCGCCGCCGCGACCCGGAGCTGAAGATCCTGACGGACATCCTGCCCGATGACACGGTGACCGCCCTGCTGAGTGAGGGCCGCAACGCCTCCGCCCTGGTCACCGGCTCGCGAGGCCGCAGCGGCCTCGCCGAGATGCTGCTCGGCTCGGTCAGCCTGGCGGTCGCCGCCCGTGCCGACTGCCCGGTGTTCGTCATCCGCGGCAGCCACGCCGCCCAGAGCATTACGCACCGGCGGATCGTCCTTGGTGTCGACAAACCCCCACAGGGCTTGGCCGCCGTTCGCTTCGCGTTCCAGGAGGCGCAGGCTCGCCGGGCTGCCCTGCACGCCGTCCGGGCCTGGCGCTGTCCCGCGCACCAGACGGCCGATCAGCCTCTGCTCGCGTCAGACGCGGCCCACTACCACGAGAGCCAGGCCGCGGAGACCCTCGAAGAGGCGCTGCGAGAAGCCGCGGCGGACCACCCCGCCGTCGAGCTGCACCGGGCGACGGCCGAAGGCCCCGCCCGCAAGGTGCTCATGAACGCGTCGGCAGCGGCCGATCTGCTGATCGTCGGCGCCCAGCGGCGGCACGGTCACTTCGGGCTCCAGCTCGGCCGGGTCGCGCACACGGTGCTGCACCACTCCGCCTGCCCCGTTGCAGTCGTACCGCAGCGGGCGTGATTGCCCGTGAGCGCCAAGGGCGGCTCAGCCGGTCAGACCGGCCGCGTGGTCGGGGACGTACGTCTGCAGATCACGCGGCGGGCGCACATAGCCCGTGGACGGCGGCCGGGGCGGCAGTTCGAGCGCCGGCGGGGGCACTTCGTGGTAGGGGAGGGACGCGAGCAGATGGGCGATCATGTTGATGCGTGCTCTGCGCTTGTTGTCGCTCTCCACGACGAACCACGGCGCCTCCGCGATGTCCGTGTGCACCAGCATCTCGTCCTTGGCCCGGGAGTACGCCTCCCAGTGGGTGATGGACTCCAGGTCCATCGACGAGAGCTTCCACCGGCGCGTGGGGTCATCGAGCCGACGCCTGAACCGCTGCTCCTGTACGGCGTCGCTCACCGAGAACCAGTACTTGCGCAGCAGGACCCCGTCCTCGACGAGCATCCGCTCGAAGATCGGGCACTGGTGGAGGAACCGCTGGTGCTCCTCCTTCGTGCAGAAGCCCATCACATGCTCGACGCCCGCCCGATTGTACCAACTTCGGTCAAACAGTGCGATTTCGCCCGCCGCGGGCAGGTGCGCGATGTAACGCTGGAAGTACCACTGCGTGCGCTCACGCTCGGTGGGCGTGGGCAGAGCCACGATCCGTGCGACCCGGGGGTTGAGATGCTCCGCGACCCGCTTGATGGTGCCGCCCTTGCCCGCCGCGTCCCGCCCCTCGAACACCACCACGAGTCGCGCGCCTTCCGCGCGCACCCATTCCTGGACCTTCACCAGCTCCGTCTGCAGCCTCAGGAGCTCCCGCTCGTACAGCGCACGCGGCAGCGCTTCGGGCCGCGCCTTCTTGTCGGCCATACCGCCTCCCACGCTCGATGACGTAACGGAGTCACTCATGCCCAAGGTCAAGCACCAGGACAGCACCGTACTGACCGAGGAGGAGCTGCGCACTCTGGACGCCCACTGGCGTGCCGCGAACTATCTGGCCGCCGGGCAGATCTATCTGATGGCCAACCCGCTGCTGAGGGAACCTCTGGAACCCGTACACATCAAACCGAGGCTGCTCGGCCACTGGGGCACGTCCCCGGGGCTCAACCTCGTCCACACCCATCTCAACCGCGTCATCAAGGCCCGCGGACTCGACGCCCTTTGTATCTGGGGCCCCGGACACGGCGGCCCGTCGGTCCTGGCCAACTCCTGGCTCGAGGGCAGTTACAGCGAGATCTACCCGAACGTCAGCCGGGACGAGGTCGGCATGGAGAGGCTGTTCCGGCAGTTCTCCTTCCCCGGCGGGGTGCCCAGCCATGTCGCCCCGGAGACCCCCGGCTCGATCCACGAGGGCGGTGAACTCGGCTACGCACTGGCCCACGCGTACGGCGCCGCGCTCGACAACCCGGATCTGCTCGTCGCCTGCGTGATCGGAGACGGCGAGGCTGAGACAGGCCCGCTCGCCGCCTCCTGGCACTCCAACAAGTTCCTCGACCCCGTCCACGACGGGGCGGTGCTGCCCATCCTCCACCTCAACGGCTACAAGATCGCCAACCCGACGGTCCTGTCCCGCATCCCCGAGCCCGAACTCGACGACCTGCTGCGGGGATACGGACACGATCCGATCCACGTCACCGGCGACGACCCCCTCCAGGTCCACCGTGCCATGGCCGCCGCCCTCGACCGCGCCCTGCAGCGCATCGCCATCCTGCAGCGCACCGCGCGTGAGGACGGCGTCACCGAGCGGCCGCACTGGCCCGTCATCGTCCTGCGCACGCCCAAGGGCTGGACCGGACCTGCCGAGGTCGACGGGGTGCCGGTCGAAGGCACCTGGCGCTCGCACCAGGTCCCACTGTCCGGTGTACGGGAAAACCCGGAGCACCTGCGGCAGTTGGAGGCATGGCTGCGCTCCTACCGGCCGGAGGAGCTCTTCGACACGCTGGGCCGCCCCACCGCCGACGTCCTCGCCTGCGTCCCCGAGGGTGCCCGGCGCCTCGGCGCCACCCGGCACGCCAACGGCGGCCTGCTCCTACGCGACCTGCCGATCCCCGATCTTGACCGCTTCGCCGTGCCCGTCGACAAGCCGGGATCGACGCTGCACGAGCCCACCCGGGTCCTCGGCGGTCTCCTCGAACAGCTCATGGAGGCCACGTCCGGGCGCCGGGACTTCCGGCTCGTAGGGCCCGACGAGACCGACTCCAACCGGCTGGGCGCCGTCTTCGGCGCCACCGGCAAGGCCTGGCAGGCGCAGACCGCCCCGACCGACGAACACCTCTCCCGGCAGGGCCGGGTCATGGAGGTCCTCTCCGAACACCTCTGCCAGGGCTGGCTGGAGGGCTATCTCCTCACCGGCCGGCACGGACTGTTCTCCTGCTACGAAGCCTTCGTCCACATCGTCGACTCGATGGTCAACCAGCACATCAAGTGGCTGAAGACGTCCCGCGCACTGACCTGGCGGGCCCCCGTCGCCTCCCTCAACTACCTGCTGACCTCTCATGTCTGGCGGCAGGACCACAATGGCTTCTCGCACCAGGATCCCGGTTTCGTCGATCACGTACTCAACAAGAGCCCCGAGGTCGTACGCGTCTACCTGCCGCCGGATGCCAACACCCTGCTCTCCGTGGCCGACCACGCCCTGCGCAGCCGCGACTACGTCAATGTGATTGTCGCCGGCAAACAGCCCTGCTTCGACTGGCTGTCGATGGACCAGGCCCGCGTCCACTGCGCCCGCGGCGCCGGCATCTGGGAGTGGGCCGGAACGGCGCACGGCGAGCGCGAGCCGGACGTCGTGCTCGCCTGCGCGGGCGACGTCCCCACTCAGGAGGTGCTGGCCGCCGCGCAGCTGCTGCGCCGGCACCTGCCCCACCTCGCCGTGCGGGTCGTCAACGTCGTCGACATGACCCGGCTGATGCCGCGTGAGGAACACCCGCACGGGATGGCCGACTTCGAGTACGACGGACTGTTCACCCGCGACAAGCCGGTGATCTTCGCCTACCACGGCTACCCCTGGCTCATCCACCGGCTCGCCTACCGCCGCGCGGGCCACGTCAATGTCCATGTCCGTGGCTACAAGGAAATGGGCACCACCACGACGCCGTTCGACATGGTCGTACGCAACGACCTGGACCGCTTCCGGCTGGTCATGGACGTCATCGACCGCGTCCCCGGCCTCGGCGTGCGCGCCGCCGCCGTACGCCAGCACATGGCCGACGCCCGCACCCGCCACCACGCCTGGATCCGCGTACACGGCACCGATCTGCCCGAGGTCGCCGACTGGACCTGGACCGGCTGAAACCCGTCCCCGTATCGACGAAATGAGGTGAACCCGACGCAGAACGGCACGGCCGGCCTGCCCCGGGTACTACGGGGCACGGCGGCCATGGTCCTCGACACCGACGGAGTGATCACCGACTCCGCGCGGGTGCACGCCGCCGCCTGGGAGACGGCCTTCGACGCCTTCCTGCGCGACCACCCTCCCGCCGATCCCGCCCAGCGGCGCCCCTTCCACGTAGTGGAGGACTATCTGCGGTACGTGGACGGCAAGTCGCGTCTCGACGGGGCGGCGGCCTTCCTGGAGTCCCGGGGGCTGCCGCTGACCGACGCGGACGTGCAGGCCGTCGCCGCGGACAAGGAACGGCTGTTCACCGCGCGGCTGCGCGAGCACGGCGTGGATGCCTTCCCCGGCACGGTCCAACTGCTGCACACCCTGCGCTCCGCCGGCGTACCCCTGGCCGCCGCCTCCGCCTCCCGGCACGCCCGTGAACTCCTTGAGCACGCGGGAGTGCTGAACCTCTTCGACGCCCTGGTGGACGGCGGCGAGGCGGCACGCCTGCAACTGCCCGGCAAACCCGACCCCGCGCTGTTCCTGGAGGCGGCCCGCCGGCTCGGCATCCCCGCCTCCCGCACCGCCGTCGTCGAGGACGCCCTGGCGGGAGTGGAGGCCGGGCTGCGCGGCGGCTTCGGCCTGGTCATCGGCGTGGACCGGGCCCGTACCGACGAGACCCGTGCTGAACTGCTGAAGCACGGCGCGGACATCGTGGTCCGTGACCTCGCGGAACTTCTTGCCCCGGAGGACTGACGATGCGCGACTGGACCTGGGAGTATGAAGGCTACGACCCGGAACAGGAGCGGCTGCGCGAGTCCCTGTGCACCCTCGGCAACGGCTACTTCGCGACTCGCGGCGCGGCCCCCGAGTGCACGGCCGACCGGGTCCACTATCCGGGTACGTACGCGGCGGGCTGCTACAACCGGCTGATCTCGGACGTGGCGGGACGGCAGGTCGAGAACGAGGACATGGTCAACCTCCCCAACTGGCTGCCGCTGCGATTCCGTACCGACTCCGGGAACTGGCTCTCCCCGGACACCCACAAGATCCTGGGTCACCAGCAGACGCTGGACCTGCGCGCCGGCACGCTGGAGCGCACCCTGGGCTACGAGGACGAGAGCGGCCGGCGCCTCGCGGTGAGGCAGCTTCGCCTGGTGCACATGGCCTCCCCCCATCTGGCCTTGCTGCGCACCGAGTTCACCGCCGAAGACTGGTCCGGGGAGATCGAGGTCGAGTCGGCGCTCGACGGAACGGTCACCAACAGCGGCGTTGAGCGCTACCGGCAGCTGGCCGGCCGTCACCTCACCCATGTCCACACCGGGACGTCGGCCCCGGACACCATGTGGCTGCGCTGCCGCACCAGTACCTCCGACATCAGGATCGGCCTGGCGGCCCGCACCGTGGCCCACGTGGCCGATGTGGCCCACGTCCCGGCCTCGGCCGAGGCGACCACTCGCCGTGAGAACCTGCGGGTCTCTCAGCTCCTGCGCCTTCCCCTCACCCCGGGCCGGACCGTCACCGTCGACAAGACGATCGCCCTGCACACCTCCCGGGACCCGGCGATCAGCGACCCGCTGCACGCCGCCGTGGACCGGGTGAACCGCGCCCCGGACTTCGACGCCCTGCTGGCCTCGCACCGCACGGCCTGGCGCCAGCTGTGGCGCACCGCCGAACTCGACGTGCCGAACAGCGCGGGCCCGATCCTGCGGCTCCACCTCTTCCATGTCTTGCAGACGCTCTCCCCGCACACCGCCGAACTCGACGCCGGCGTCCCCGCCCGCGGCCTGCACGGCGAGGCCTACCGCGGCCATGTCTTCTGGGACGAACTGTTCGTCCTGCCCTGTCTGAACCTGCAGTTCCCCGAGGTCTCCCGGGCCCTGCTCAGCTACCGCCACCGGCGCCTGGAGCGGGCCTGCTCCGCCGCTCGCGACGCCGGACGAGCCGGGGCCATGTACCCCTGGCAGAGCGGCAGCACCGGCCGCGAGGAGACCCAGCAGCTGCACCTCAACCCGCTCTCGGGGCGCTGGCTGCCCGACCACTCCCGGCTTCAGCACCACGTCGGCTCGGCGATCGCGTACAACGTGTGGCAGTACTGCGAGGCGAGCGGCGACATGGAGTTCCTGCACACCAAGGGCGCCGAAATGCTGCTGCAGATCGCCCGGTTCTGGGCGGACGCGACGACGTACGACAAGACCCTCGGCCGCTACCGGATCCGTGGAGTCGTGGGTCCCGACGAGTACCACGACGCCTACCCCGGCGCGAAGGAGGCGGGCCTCGACGACAACGCGTACACCAACGTCACCGCTGCCTGGGTGCTCGCCCGCGCCCTCGACGTACTGCACTGTCTCCCGGAGCCACGCCGCAGGGACCTCGTCGAACGCACCGGACTCGTCGACGGCGAACTCGACGCGTGGCAGGAGGTCTCCCACAAACTGCATGTGCCCTTCCACGCCGGTGTGGTCAGCCAGTTCGAGGGCTACGGCGAACTTACGGAACTCGACTGGGACGCCTATCGGGACCGCTACGGCGACATCCGGCGCCTCGACCGGATCCTGGAGGCCGAAGGGGACACGGCCAACAACTATCAGGCGTCCAAGCAGGCCGACGTGCTGATGCTCGGCTACCTCTTCTCACCGACCGAACTCCAGGGCCTCTTCCACCGGCTCGGGTACGAGCTGGACGACACCGCCTGGCAGCGCACCGTGGACCACTATCTGCGCCGCACCAGCCACGGCTCGACGCTCAGCAGCCTCGTGCACGGCTGGGTGCTGGCGAGGGTGCGGCGCGCGGAGGCCTGGGCGTTCTGCCAGGAGGCGCTGGCCGGGGACATCGCCGATCTGCAGGGCGGCACCACGGGGGAGGGAATTCACCTCGGCGCGATGGCCGGCACCCTCGATCTCGTGCAGCGAGGACTGACCGGCCTGGAGACACGGGGCGGCGCGCTGCGGCTCGACCCCGTGCCGCTGCCGGAGCTGTCGGAGTACGGTTTCGCGATCCGCTACCAGGGGCACTGGGGTGTACGGCTCCGGATGAGCGCGGGACAGCTGCAGATCACCGTGCCCGACTCCGACCGGTCACCGATCGACATCGCCCTGCCGGACCGCACGGTCTCCGTGGCGCCCGGGGAATCGTGCATTCTCACCCTGCCCCAGGAGCAGTCCACGGGCCAGGACGGCACAACAACCGCCGGGCATCAGGCATGAGCCCGGCCTACGCCCCCACTGTCCAGCTGTACGGCGGACCGAGGGGCGCTTCCGCCCCGGCGCCCACCCTCTCCATGTCGCGGTCGGCGACCCGCATCAAATGACCCGCGAGGTCTTTGAGCGCGCGGCTCGCCGCGAGCTCGTCACCGATCTCGGGGACGTCCGCGTCCTCTGCGCTGCACCGTGCGGTCCCCTGCCCCGTGAGCGTCGAGGAGCCGGTGTCCAGCACCGCCCGCGCCTTCGTCGTTCCGTCCTCTTCGGACAGGTACAGTCCGACCTTCCATTCCAGCGTCCGTTTCATGGCCTACCTCCTCGCGCACATGTGTCCGCAGTCGGGGCACCGCCGCGTGGTCCTGTCTCCAGGGTCCTCCCACTCGGGTCCGGCCGCGAGGTACTCCATCGAGGATCCTTACCGGTGCGTGCTGACGTCGTCGCTCTTGTGTGTCGTGACGGGTTCTCCGCGGCGGACCGAGCCGGGGGCGCGGGCGGCCGGGTGGTCGGCGTGGGCGGAGGAGCTGAGCTGCCAGGGGACGCTGATCACCATGACGCCCGGGGTGAAGAGCAGGCGGCTCTTGAGCCATAGCGCGGACTGGTTGTGCAGCAGGTTTTCCCACCAGTGGCCGACGACGTACTCGGGGATGAAGACCGCGACCACGTCCTGCGGGCTGTCGCGCCTGATGGAGCGGACGTACTCGAGAACGGAGCCGGTGATCTCGCGGTAGGGGGAGTCGAGGACCTTGAGCGGTACCTGAATCCTGTAGTCCTCCCACTGGCGCTGGAGCGCGTTGGCCGCATCGCGGTCGACCGCGACGGTGAGGGCTTCCAGGTGGTCCGGCCGGAAGGCGCGGGCGTAGGCCAGCGCCCGCAGGGTCGGTTTGTGGATGGTGGAGACCAGCACGATGGCCAGCACGCGGGAGGGCGGCACCATTTCGCTGCGCGGGTCGGTGACCGAAAGTTCGGCCGCGGTGGCGTCGTAGTGACGGCGGATGCCGCGCATCATCACCCACAGCACGATCGCGGCGAGCACGGCCAGCCAGGCGCCCTGGGTGAACTTGGTGGCCAGCACGATGACCAGGACAAGTCCCGTGATGACCGCGCCCACCCCGTTCACGACACGCGCCATCTGGTGGCGGCGGCGCAGGATCGGGTTTGTCTCGGTGCGTAGCTCGCGGTTCCAGTGCCGGACCATGCC
It includes:
- a CDS encoding TetR/AcrR family transcriptional regulator, whose protein sequence is MAAEARSPRARYREQTRAEIKEIALRQLAEGGAQGVALTRIASEVGLSGPALYRYFAGRDDLLNDLVRDAYDDVAAAVGRVGADAPAGPRLALRALGGAYLDWAVAQPHRYLLIQGGPVPGYAAPPDIVQRARAAVGPFAKVFAQGEATEAVRPVVAEMAGWVRTDPAAAEWLHAYTGLTADDARAGTALAGTVLAWSQLHGTVGLEVSGQYAAMGSQARMTLLNAQLDMLADAFGLR
- a CDS encoding DUF1876 domain-containing protein; this translates as MKRTLEWKVGLYLSEEDGTTKARAVLDTGSSTLTGQGTARCSAEDADVPEIGDELAASRALKDLAGHLMRVADRDMERVGAGAEAPLGPPYSWTVGA
- a CDS encoding universal stress protein, giving the protein MELPLVVGVDGSESSLRAVDWAADEAALHGVPLRLVNASLWERYEGAAVDEGVDRPSERVMAENIVGSAAERARRRDPELKILTDILPDDTVTALLSEGRNASALVTGSRGRSGLAEMLLGSVSLAVAARADCPVFVIRGSHAAQSITHRRIVLGVDKPPQGLAAVRFAFQEAQARRAALHAVRAWRCPAHQTADQPLLASDAAHYHESQAAETLEEALREAAADHPAVELHRATAEGPARKVLMNASAAADLLIVGAQRRHGHFGLQLGRVAHTVLHHSACPVAVVPQRA
- a CDS encoding HAD family phosphatase, producing the protein MVLDTDGVITDSARVHAAAWETAFDAFLRDHPPADPAQRRPFHVVEDYLRYVDGKSRLDGAAAFLESRGLPLTDADVQAVAADKERLFTARLREHGVDAFPGTVQLLHTLRSAGVPLAAASASRHARELLEHAGVLNLFDALVDGGEAARLQLPGKPDPALFLEAARRLGIPASRTAVVEDALAGVEAGLRGGFGLVIGVDRARTDETRAELLKHGADIVVRDLAELLAPED
- the ppk2 gene encoding polyphosphate kinase 2 translates to MADKKARPEALPRALYERELLRLQTELVKVQEWVRAEGARLVVVFEGRDAAGKGGTIKRVAEHLNPRVARIVALPTPTERERTQWYFQRYIAHLPAAGEIALFDRSWYNRAGVEHVMGFCTKEEHQRFLHQCPIFERMLVEDGVLLRKYWFSVSDAVQEQRFRRRLDDPTRRWKLSSMDLESITHWEAYSRAKDEMLVHTDIAEAPWFVVESDNKRRARINMIAHLLASLPYHEVPPPALELPPRPPSTGYVRPPRDLQTYVPDHAAGLTG
- a CDS encoding DeoR/GlpR family DNA-binding transcription regulator gives rise to the protein MDGDERRRAILTVARLNGSVDVAALAVELAVSLETVRRDLRMLEESGLVRRKHGGAYPVESAGFETTLAARTTRHVPQKARIAAAAVELLGEAETVFIDEGYTPQLIAEALPQDRRLTVVTASITTAGVLAGRDNTQVLLLGGRVRGNTMATVDHWVTDMLAGLVIDLAYVGANGISCEYGLTTPDPAVGHVKAQAMKSARRRIFSGIHTKFGAVSFCRFAEVAEFEAIITDTSLTAAEAQRYALLGPQVHRV
- a CDS encoding glycoside hydrolase family 65 protein codes for the protein MRDWTWEYEGYDPEQERLRESLCTLGNGYFATRGAAPECTADRVHYPGTYAAGCYNRLISDVAGRQVENEDMVNLPNWLPLRFRTDSGNWLSPDTHKILGHQQTLDLRAGTLERTLGYEDESGRRLAVRQLRLVHMASPHLALLRTEFTAEDWSGEIEVESALDGTVTNSGVERYRQLAGRHLTHVHTGTSAPDTMWLRCRTSTSDIRIGLAARTVAHVADVAHVPASAEATTRRENLRVSQLLRLPLTPGRTVTVDKTIALHTSRDPAISDPLHAAVDRVNRAPDFDALLASHRTAWRQLWRTAELDVPNSAGPILRLHLFHVLQTLSPHTAELDAGVPARGLHGEAYRGHVFWDELFVLPCLNLQFPEVSRALLSYRHRRLERACSAARDAGRAGAMYPWQSGSTGREETQQLHLNPLSGRWLPDHSRLQHHVGSAIAYNVWQYCEASGDMEFLHTKGAEMLLQIARFWADATTYDKTLGRYRIRGVVGPDEYHDAYPGAKEAGLDDNAYTNVTAAWVLARALDVLHCLPEPRRRDLVERTGLVDGELDAWQEVSHKLHVPFHAGVVSQFEGYGELTELDWDAYRDRYGDIRRLDRILEAEGDTANNYQASKQADVLMLGYLFSPTELQGLFHRLGYELDDTAWQRTVDHYLRRTSHGSTLSSLVHGWVLARVRRAEAWAFCQEALAGDIADLQGGTTGEGIHLGAMAGTLDLVQRGLTGLETRGGALRLDPVPLPELSEYGFAIRYQGHWGVRLRMSAGQLQITVPDSDRSPIDIALPDRTVSVAPGESCILTLPQEQSTGQDGTTTAGHQA
- a CDS encoding phosphoketolase; the protein is MPKVKHQDSTVLTEEELRTLDAHWRAANYLAAGQIYLMANPLLREPLEPVHIKPRLLGHWGTSPGLNLVHTHLNRVIKARGLDALCIWGPGHGGPSVLANSWLEGSYSEIYPNVSRDEVGMERLFRQFSFPGGVPSHVAPETPGSIHEGGELGYALAHAYGAALDNPDLLVACVIGDGEAETGPLAASWHSNKFLDPVHDGAVLPILHLNGYKIANPTVLSRIPEPELDDLLRGYGHDPIHVTGDDPLQVHRAMAAALDRALQRIAILQRTAREDGVTERPHWPVIVLRTPKGWTGPAEVDGVPVEGTWRSHQVPLSGVRENPEHLRQLEAWLRSYRPEELFDTLGRPTADVLACVPEGARRLGATRHANGGLLLRDLPIPDLDRFAVPVDKPGSTLHEPTRVLGGLLEQLMEATSGRRDFRLVGPDETDSNRLGAVFGATGKAWQAQTAPTDEHLSRQGRVMEVLSEHLCQGWLEGYLLTGRHGLFSCYEAFVHIVDSMVNQHIKWLKTSRALTWRAPVASLNYLLTSHVWRQDHNGFSHQDPGFVDHVLNKSPEVVRVYLPPDANTLLSVADHALRSRDYVNVIVAGKQPCFDWLSMDQARVHCARGAGIWEWAGTAHGEREPDVVLACAGDVPTQEVLAAAQLLRRHLPHLAVRVVNVVDMTRLMPREEHPHGMADFEYDGLFTRDKPVIFAYHGYPWLIHRLAYRRAGHVNVHVRGYKEMGTTTTPFDMVVRNDLDRFRLVMDVIDRVPGLGVRAAAVRQHMADARTRHHAWIRVHGTDLPEVADWTWTG